The Candidatus Eisenbacteria bacterium genome contains a region encoding:
- the rplL gene encoding 50S ribosomal protein L7/L12, translating to MAEEATTKEAVEISPKIAEVVKAIEKLTVLEAAELVKALEDTFGVSAAPQAMAMPMGGMGGGEAAAEEEKTEFDVVLTATGDKKIQVIKVVRQITGLGLKEAKDLVDNAPKAIKEAASKEEAEDIKAKIEEAGGQVDLK from the coding sequence ATGGCTGAGGAAGCGACCACCAAAGAAGCGGTCGAGATCTCGCCTAAGATTGCGGAAGTCGTTAAGGCGATCGAGAAGCTAACCGTTCTCGAGGCGGCTGAGCTGGTGAAGGCGCTGGAAGACACGTTCGGCGTGTCCGCGGCGCCCCAGGCGATGGCGATGCCCATGGGCGGCATGGGCGGCGGCGAAGCGGCCGCCGAGGAAGAGAAGACCGAGTTCGACGTTGTTTTGACCGCTACCGGCGACAAGAAGATTCAGGTGATCAAAGTGGTGCGCCAGATCACCGGCCTGGGTCTGAAGGAAGCCAAGGATTTGGTCGACAACGCGCCGAAGGCGATCAAGGAAGCCGCTTCGAAGGAAGAGGCCGAGGATATCAAGGCGAAGATCGAGGAGGCGGGTGGCCAGGTGGACCTGAAGTAG
- a CDS encoding helix-turn-helix domain-containing protein, translating to MAVEREILTAEQVADYLRLSRKSVYRLARAGVLPAKKIMNQWRFERSQLNEWMREKENEPVNV from the coding sequence ATCGCCGTGGAGCGCGAAATCCTGACCGCCGAGCAAGTGGCCGATTATCTTCGGCTCAGCCGGAAATCGGTCTACCGTCTCGCACGGGCCGGCGTTCTCCCCGCCAAAAAAATCATGAATCAGTGGCGGTTCGAGCGCAGTCAATTGAACGAGTGGATGCGGGAAAAAGAGAACGAGCCGGTCAACGTTTAA
- a CDS encoding glycosyltransferase, whose protein sequence is MRGERVSVVIPVRNAERTIEGTLRAIAALTTPPDEVVLVDDGCTDGTIEKARPFGCRVVPSREPGGVAAARNTGAAEATGGILLFVDADVELDPGALDAALGTLGDPDVHVAVGLQSPRSVFPNAASVYKNLWLHYTYKERAKRVSVIYSSAVAIRREAYERVGGFDTNYKTPNIEDSDLGKRITEAGFRMAVSPGLRFLHIKRYSVASMIRTDFHRTVGMMKVQIRDRFRRIYHENYTSIPTSFLISCLAPWTAIPLGVLFGAAPALLAPPLLALILNHHWLRFVAGSGGTRLALAGVPLLFLDILSVNLGAIWGALDYLRGKTY, encoded by the coding sequence ATGAGAGGGGAGAGGGTCTCGGTGGTGATTCCCGTCCGGAACGCCGAGAGAACGATCGAAGGGACCCTTCGGGCGATCGCGGCCCTGACGACCCCTCCCGACGAAGTGGTGCTCGTCGATGATGGTTGCACCGACGGCACCATCGAGAAGGCCCGCCCCTTCGGATGCCGCGTGGTCCCCTCCCGGGAGCCCGGCGGGGTGGCCGCCGCGCGGAACACGGGCGCCGCCGAGGCGACGGGCGGGATCCTACTCTTCGTCGACGCGGACGTGGAATTGGACCCCGGCGCCCTCGACGCCGCCCTCGGGACGCTCGGCGACCCGGACGTCCATGTCGCCGTCGGCCTTCAGTCCCCCCGATCGGTCTTCCCCAACGCGGCGAGCGTCTACAAAAACCTCTGGCTCCACTACACGTACAAGGAGAGGGCCAAGAGGGTCTCGGTGATCTATTCCAGCGCCGTCGCGATCCGCCGCGAAGCATACGAGCGCGTCGGCGGTTTTGACACCAACTACAAAACCCCCAACATCGAGGATTCGGACCTCGGCAAGCGCATCACCGAGGCGGGGTTTCGAATGGCCGTCTCCCCCGGTCTCCGCTTTCTCCATATCAAGAGGTACTCGGTCGCGTCCATGATCCGTACCGACTTCCATCGCACCGTGGGGATGATGAAAGTGCAGATCCGTGACCGTTTCCGTCGCATCTATCACGAGAACTACACCTCCATTCCCACATCTTTCCTGATCTCCTGCCTCGCCCCTTGGACCGCCATCCCCCTCGGGGTGCTCTTCGGCGCCGCGCCCGCCCTTCTGGCCCCCCCGCTCCTGGCGCTCATTCTGAACCACCATTGGCTCCGCTTTGTCGCCGGTTCGGGAGGGACGCGCCTCGCCCTCGCCGGCGTCCCTCTCCTCTTCTTGGACATTCTGTCCGTCAATCTGGGGGCGATCTGGGGGGCTCTCGACTACCTGCGGGGCAAAACCTACTGA
- a CDS encoding 50S ribosomal protein L1, which yields MAKTGKRYRAAVDKVDRLKRYDMEAALQLLKENATSKFDETVELAARLGVDPRHSDQQMRGTISLPHGTGKTVRVLVFAKGEKEKEAQEAGADFVGSTDMVEKIQGGWIDFDAIIATPDMMKDVGKLGRVLGPRGLMPNPKSGSVTFDVGKAVREVKAGRIQYRTDKTGNIHVPVGRASFPAERLAENIRTVIGELQRAKPSVAKGTYWKNVTLSTTMGPGIRLDIQGELLRL from the coding sequence ATGGCAAAAACAGGTAAGCGGTATAGAGCGGCGGTGGACAAAGTCGATCGTTTGAAGCGATACGACATGGAAGCCGCCCTCCAACTGCTGAAGGAGAACGCCACGTCCAAATTCGACGAGACGGTCGAGCTGGCAGCTCGTCTCGGCGTGGATCCGCGGCACTCCGATCAGCAGATGCGCGGAACGATCTCTCTCCCCCACGGAACGGGGAAGACGGTGCGAGTGCTCGTCTTCGCCAAGGGGGAGAAGGAGAAGGAGGCGCAGGAGGCGGGCGCCGATTTCGTCGGCTCCACCGACATGGTGGAGAAGATCCAGGGCGGCTGGATCGATTTCGACGCGATCATCGCCACGCCGGACATGATGAAGGATGTCGGTAAGCTGGGGCGGGTTCTGGGTCCCCGCGGCCTGATGCCGAACCCGAAGAGCGGTTCGGTCACCTTCGACGTGGGCAAGGCTGTCCGCGAGGTGAAGGCGGGGCGGATCCAATACCGCACCGACAAGACCGGTAACATCCACGTGCCCGTCGGCCGGGCTTCGTTCCCCGCGGAGCGGCTCGCGGAGAACATCCGCACCGTGATCGGGGAGCTGCAGCGCGCCAAGCCGTCCGTCGCGAAGGGCACGTATTGGAAGAACGTCACATTATCGACCACGATGGGGCCGGGAATCCGGCTCGACATCCAGGGCGAATTGCTGCGCCTGTAA
- a CDS encoding tetratricopeptide repeat protein has product MRGASVGTERGPMKNRVYLFLALIALVPRVFFFIESAGAPLSQYPYLDAASYDEWARKVAGGECIGERAFHMAPLYPYLLGALYRIAGRNLSAVHAAQHILGILNLLLVFAIANRLFGRRTAWLAFLLALGYGPLLYFEGQILASTLGVTFGLLSLYLFIRAFGAGGKGLFTAGLVLGIGSVARPNLIFFVPLVLIWALFGERVGLRRTAAALAGVLIALIPPVAHNYYVEKDFIPISSHGGISFYLGNGPYTQGTYAPPPEFGGNPEAIDIIDSRRLAEEAAGRPLKASEISNYWYGKSFEFMRENPLRYTRLLLRKIALYVNAHEIPLDVNYDFDRRLYRTLRWSPFPIGVLFPLAFLGGLLLIRRGGRGNLLVLFLLANAASVIAFFICARYRQTAMPAAAILAAFAVIRLFETARAGRWRSLAALVALLLLFGAVVHLDLYTGRQTGDARSAVVLGRAYASAGDEGEAEKAFREAVRIVPGYADGWMNLGLLLYRGKRFDEAAEAFGEATRAAPGFAGAWNNLGNALREGGETERAASAIAEATRRDPGYAGAWSNLAITLERLGRYKEAEAAHRRAIEADPRTLHWRANLAGFLFERGRLEEAKTVSEDAARALPDDPGAAVLAEKVRFAAERYLLARERSAAGDREGALRALAEAVRAGGEGALRLAESDPAFAPLREERGDTGGGEGR; this is encoded by the coding sequence TTGCGCGGCGCTTCGGTCGGGACCGAAAGGGGACCGATGAAGAACCGCGTCTATCTCTTTCTCGCCTTGATCGCCCTCGTTCCAAGGGTGTTTTTTTTCATCGAATCGGCCGGCGCCCCCCTCTCCCAATATCCTTACCTAGACGCCGCCTCCTACGACGAGTGGGCCCGAAAGGTGGCAGGCGGAGAATGTATCGGGGAGAGGGCGTTTCACATGGCGCCCCTCTACCCCTACCTTCTCGGCGCACTCTACCGGATCGCGGGGAGAAACCTTTCGGCGGTTCACGCCGCCCAGCACATCCTCGGAATCCTCAACTTGTTGCTTGTGTTTGCGATAGCGAATCGACTCTTCGGTCGGCGGACGGCATGGCTCGCCTTCCTCCTCGCCCTCGGATACGGTCCTCTCCTGTATTTCGAAGGGCAAATCCTCGCCTCCACTCTCGGCGTAACTTTTGGCTTGTTAAGCCTTTACCTTTTCATTCGCGCTTTCGGCGCGGGGGGGAAGGGGCTGTTTACGGCGGGACTCGTTCTCGGGATCGGCTCGGTCGCCCGCCCGAATCTGATCTTCTTCGTCCCTCTCGTACTCATCTGGGCGCTCTTTGGCGAAAGGGTGGGGCTCCGCCGCACCGCGGCCGCCTTGGCGGGCGTACTGATCGCCCTCATTCCGCCTGTCGCCCATAACTACTATGTGGAAAAGGACTTCATACCCATCTCCAGCCACGGCGGGATCAGCTTCTATCTGGGGAACGGACCCTACACGCAGGGGACTTACGCCCCGCCGCCGGAGTTCGGCGGCAATCCGGAGGCGATCGACATCATCGATTCGAGGAGGCTCGCCGAGGAGGCGGCCGGGCGGCCGCTCAAGGCGTCGGAAATCTCTAACTACTGGTATGGAAAGAGCTTCGAGTTCATGCGGGAAAATCCCCTCCGCTACACCCGGCTTCTCCTGCGGAAAATCGCGCTTTACGTGAACGCCCACGAGATCCCCCTGGACGTCAATTACGATTTCGACCGCCGCCTCTACAGGACGCTCCGTTGGTCCCCTTTCCCGATCGGCGTTCTCTTCCCCCTCGCTTTCCTGGGAGGGCTTCTCCTGATTCGCCGGGGCGGAAGGGGGAACCTCTTGGTTCTCTTCCTTCTGGCGAACGCCGCATCGGTCATCGCCTTCTTCATTTGCGCGCGCTACCGCCAGACCGCCATGCCGGCGGCGGCGATTCTGGCCGCCTTCGCGGTGATCCGCCTGTTCGAAACGGCGCGGGCCGGGCGCTGGCGAAGTCTGGCCGCGCTCGTCGCGCTCCTCCTCCTTTTCGGCGCCGTCGTTCATCTCGATCTTTACACGGGCCGACAAACGGGTGACGCCCGCTCCGCGGTCGTTCTGGGGCGGGCGTATGCTTCCGCGGGAGACGAAGGAGAGGCGGAGAAGGCTTTCCGGGAGGCGGTCCGTATCGTCCCCGGATACGCCGACGGCTGGATGAACCTCGGCCTTCTTCTCTACCGGGGGAAACGCTTCGATGAGGCCGCGGAGGCTTTCGGCGAGGCGACGCGCGCGGCGCCCGGTTTCGCCGGCGCGTGGAACAACCTGGGGAACGCCCTTCGCGAGGGAGGAGAGACGGAACGCGCCGCCTCGGCAATCGCCGAAGCGACCCGCCGCGACCCGGGTTACGCCGGCGCATGGAGCAACCTGGCGATCACTCTGGAGCGGCTTGGACGATATAAGGAAGCGGAGGCGGCCCACCGCCGCGCGATCGAGGCGGACCCTCGAACGCTGCACTGGCGGGCGAATCTGGCCGGGTTCCTCTTCGAGCGGGGACGCCTGGAGGAGGCGAAGACGGTTTCGGAAGACGCCGCCCGCGCCCTTCCGGACGATCCCGGCGCCGCGGTTCTGGCGGAGAAGGTCCGTTTCGCGGCCGAGCGTTACCTCCTTGCGCGGGAGAGGAGCGCGGCGGGAGACCGGGAGGGAGCGCTCCGGGCGCTCGCCGAGGCGGTGCGCGCCGGTGGGGAGGGGGCGCTCCGTCTCGCCGAGAGTGACCCCGCGTTCGCCCCGCTCCGCGAGGAGAGGGGAGACACCGGAGGAGGAGAGGGGCGATGA
- the nusG gene encoding transcription termination/antitermination factor NusG, translated as MEDVREDREEGAVEPRETVEAPPEAAEAAAETPESARPEQAEEAAVEPEQTEETAAETEQAEEPAAEKEPEKDDRFQWFVVHTYAGHEERVSKNIERAVTQAGLKEKVKRVLVPTESVAEMKNGKKTISDKKFFPSYVLVEMEMEDETWRVVMNTPGVTRFVGVGAEPQPISGEEIDLILGRIEGTREKPTPTVPFHVGEHVKVSDGPFTDFTGVVDEINPERGKLKVMVTIFGRATPVELDFLQVKSL; from the coding sequence ATGGAAGATGTGAGAGAAGATCGGGAAGAAGGGGCCGTGGAGCCCCGGGAGACCGTAGAAGCTCCGCCGGAGGCGGCCGAGGCCGCCGCCGAGACGCCGGAGTCCGCCCGGCCCGAGCAGGCGGAGGAGGCTGCCGTGGAGCCGGAACAGACGGAGGAGACCGCCGCCGAAACCGAACAGGCGGAAGAGCCGGCCGCCGAAAAGGAGCCGGAAAAGGACGACCGCTTTCAATGGTTCGTGGTCCATACCTATGCCGGCCACGAAGAGCGGGTCTCCAAGAACATCGAACGGGCCGTCACCCAAGCCGGCCTGAAAGAAAAGGTGAAGCGGGTTCTCGTTCCGACCGAGAGCGTGGCGGAGATGAAGAACGGCAAGAAGACGATCAGCGACAAGAAGTTCTTCCCCAGTTACGTGCTCGTCGAGATGGAAATGGAAGACGAGACGTGGCGGGTCGTCATGAACACGCCGGGCGTGACCCGTTTTGTCGGCGTCGGCGCCGAACCGCAACCGATCTCGGGCGAGGAGATCGATCTGATCCTGGGCCGCATCGAGGGGACCCGGGAAAAGCCGACGCCCACCGTGCCGTTCCACGTGGGCGAGCACGTCAAGGTGAGCGACGGCCCCTTCACCGATTTTACCGGTGTGGTGGACGAGATCAATCCGGAGAGGGGCAAGCTGAAGGTGATGGTGACCATCTTCGGCCGCGCGACCCCCGTGGAGTTGGATTTCCTGCAGGTGAAGAGCTTGTAG
- the tuf gene encoding elongation factor Tu — protein sequence MAKEKFQRTKPHVNVGTIGHVDHGKTTLTSAITMVQSKKGFATAISYDEVAKASESQGRRDATKILTIATSHVEYETANRHYAHVDCPGHADYVKNMVTGAAQMDGAILVVDAADGPMPQTREHVLLARQVNVPYIVVFLNKVDTVDDPELLDLVELEVRELLSAYDFPGDETPVIRGAALHAMNNPEDPEANKCIQELMDAIDTFIPEPQREVDKPFLMPVEDVFSITGRGTVGTGRVERGKVKVGDKVQRVGIKETRDTVVTGVEMFRKLMDDAQAGDNIGLLLRGMEKTELERGMVIAAPNSVTPHTKFRGEVYILKKEEGGRHTPFFDGYRPQFFFRTTDVTGTAKLPEGREMVMPGDNVEISVELHTPIAMEKTLRFAIREGGRTVGAGVIAEIIE from the coding sequence ATGGCGAAGGAGAAGTTCCAAAGGACGAAGCCACACGTTAACGTGGGGACGATCGGCCACGTGGACCATGGGAAAACCACCCTCACTTCCGCGATCACCATGGTTCAGTCCAAAAAGGGATTCGCCACGGCGATCAGCTATGACGAAGTGGCCAAGGCGTCGGAATCCCAGGGGCGGCGTGACGCGACTAAGATTCTGACCATCGCGACATCGCACGTCGAGTACGAAACCGCGAACCGGCACTACGCCCACGTGGACTGTCCCGGTCACGCGGACTACGTGAAAAACATGGTCACCGGCGCGGCGCAGATGGACGGCGCCATCCTGGTGGTGGACGCCGCCGACGGCCCGATGCCGCAGACCCGCGAGCATGTGCTTCTCGCCCGCCAGGTGAACGTGCCCTATATCGTCGTCTTCCTGAACAAGGTGGACACCGTCGACGATCCGGAGCTCCTCGATCTCGTCGAGCTGGAGGTCCGAGAGCTTCTGAGCGCCTACGACTTCCCGGGAGACGAAACCCCCGTGATCCGCGGCGCGGCTCTTCACGCCATGAACAACCCCGAGGATCCCGAGGCCAACAAGTGCATCCAGGAGCTGATGGACGCGATCGACACCTTTATCCCCGAGCCGCAGCGTGAAGTCGACAAGCCCTTCCTGATGCCCGTCGAGGATGTGTTCAGCATCACCGGCCGGGGCACCGTCGGAACGGGCCGTGTCGAGCGCGGCAAGGTGAAGGTGGGCGACAAGGTGCAGCGCGTCGGCATCAAAGAGACCCGCGACACGGTGGTCACCGGCGTGGAGATGTTCCGGAAGCTGATGGACGACGCGCAGGCCGGCGACAACATCGGCCTCCTCCTGCGGGGCATGGAGAAGACGGAGTTGGAGCGGGGCATGGTCATCGCCGCTCCCAATTCGGTCACGCCGCACACCAAATTCCGCGGCGAGGTCTACATTCTGAAAAAAGAAGAGGGCGGGCGCCACACGCCGTTCTTCGACGGCTACCGGCCGCAGTTCTTCTTCCGGACCACCGACGTGACCGGAACGGCCAAGTTGCCCGAAGGGCGCGAAATGGTGATGCCCGGTGATAACGTGGAAATTTCGGTGGAACTGCACACGCCGATCGCCATGGAAAAGACGCTCCGCTTCGCCATCCGCGAAGGCGGGCGCACCGTCGGCGCGGGCGTGATCGCCGAGATCATCGAGTAA
- a CDS encoding 50S ribosomal protein L10, protein MPTPRKVEAVETLRAKLANAQAVVLADFSGLDVGKISQLRREFRKNDADFIVVKNTLGLIAAKECGMAGLEPYLEGPTGWAVTSADPTAPARVIKEFSRTHTLPKVKGGFIDGVVISPEEVVKIADLPSKPVLVAQIMGLIQSPIQGIAGSIHAVMTYLAVAVDEIRKQKEAAGKS, encoded by the coding sequence ATGCCGACACCGCGCAAGGTTGAGGCCGTCGAGACCCTCCGGGCGAAGCTCGCGAACGCCCAGGCGGTCGTCTTGGCCGATTTCAGCGGTCTCGACGTGGGAAAGATCAGTCAGCTCAGGCGGGAATTCCGCAAGAACGACGCGGATTTCATCGTCGTTAAAAACACCTTGGGCCTCATCGCCGCCAAAGAGTGCGGCATGGCGGGGCTGGAGCCTTACCTGGAGGGGCCCACGGGGTGGGCGGTGACGAGCGCGGATCCGACCGCTCCCGCCAGGGTCATCAAGGAGTTCTCCAGGACCCACACCCTGCCCAAGGTCAAGGGCGGTTTCATCGATGGCGTCGTCATTTCCCCGGAAGAGGTGGTGAAGATCGCGGATCTTCCCAGCAAGCCGGTTCTGGTGGCGCAGATTATGGGTCTCATCCAGTCCCCGATTCAGGGCATCGCGGGTTCCATTCACGCGGTGATGACCTATCTGGCGGTCGCGGTGGACGAGATCCGGAAGCAGAAAGAGGCCGCGGGCAAGTCCTAA
- a CDS encoding tetratricopeptide repeat protein, which translates to MRGRTGGYGRREGAAVALALLASFALRLLYLRELSHTPFFSYPIIDAAEYWGWATRIASGEWLWQRVHIHGPFYPYFLALLQRAGGSQPAAYVVQHLLGLGVLLLLYDLTRALCGRTAAWIALLAAALYPRFLWFEGQLLATTWVILLDLLLLRIAVELARRRSRPAAWIAVGVLAGLSAITRPTVLVTLPAILFWAARLRAPRGALRAAAILAGTAALIAPVAVRNAAIGDPVPIQSNGGMNFYIANRTGADGLASVRPGIEWKRIERLADEVGTGRQSDLDRFYYREGLEEMAADPAGALRRIGKRFLLFWGGWEVDTSQDFGWFRDACPALGIPFLTAGAILPFAVLGVFSALRRRPLENLPLLFLLSYVVAVLFFPYASRYRMPVFPLLVLFAASALPGVLRGMRERPPRAAGAVTAAVLFLLLNGTPLRLPENGLVRVELHLGKRLDERGDLGGALAQYDRALERNPDDPDVWNNRGLVLEAMGEEEEARYAYERVLRVAPDHAKARANLAGIHFRNGRTDSAEVEMEKAIRWEPRNPDLRNNLGALLLQRGDLDEAVRQLEIGRASAPRNREVLYNLARAYEKVGRFAEARGALEDLVGIEESKQVRVRLGWVFEQEDRPAEAAREYAAALRIDPDFPEALRRLGFLFLRAGRAEEAIPCLERYLVLRPEDGVVRDLLERNGAGSFPPTRSSSHSDDGESTAAD; encoded by the coding sequence GTGAGGGGACGCACCGGGGGATATGGGCGGCGGGAGGGGGCGGCGGTCGCCCTCGCGCTGCTCGCCTCCTTCGCGCTCCGGCTCCTCTATCTTCGCGAACTCTCCCACACCCCCTTCTTTTCCTACCCGATCATCGACGCGGCCGAATACTGGGGGTGGGCGACGCGAATCGCGTCGGGAGAATGGCTCTGGCAACGCGTCCATATTCACGGTCCCTTCTATCCCTACTTTCTCGCCCTGTTGCAGAGGGCGGGAGGGTCGCAGCCGGCCGCCTACGTGGTCCAGCACCTCCTCGGTCTCGGGGTGCTCCTCCTCCTCTATGATCTGACGCGCGCCCTTTGCGGGAGGACCGCGGCGTGGATCGCGCTGCTCGCCGCGGCCCTCTACCCGCGCTTCCTCTGGTTCGAGGGGCAGCTGCTCGCGACCACATGGGTCATCCTGCTCGATCTGCTTCTCCTCCGAATCGCGGTGGAGCTGGCGCGCCGTCGTTCCCGCCCCGCCGCGTGGATCGCCGTCGGCGTGTTGGCGGGGCTCTCGGCGATCACGCGTCCCACGGTGCTCGTCACCCTCCCGGCGATCCTCTTCTGGGCGGCGCGGCTCCGTGCTCCGCGGGGGGCGCTTCGCGCGGCGGCGATCCTGGCGGGAACGGCGGCCCTGATCGCCCCCGTCGCCGTGCGGAACGCGGCGATCGGCGACCCGGTGCCGATCCAGTCGAACGGCGGCATGAACTTCTATATCGCCAACCGCACCGGGGCCGACGGTCTCGCTTCGGTCCGGCCGGGGATCGAGTGGAAGAGGATCGAACGGCTCGCCGACGAGGTGGGGACCGGGCGTCAATCCGACCTGGATCGTTTCTACTATCGAGAGGGGCTGGAGGAAATGGCCGCCGATCCGGCCGGTGCTCTCCGCCGGATCGGCAAACGGTTCTTGCTGTTCTGGGGAGGTTGGGAGGTGGACACGAGCCAGGACTTCGGTTGGTTCCGCGACGCCTGCCCGGCGCTCGGAATCCCCTTCCTCACCGCCGGCGCGATCCTCCCCTTCGCCGTTCTGGGCGTCTTCTCCGCGCTCCGGCGCCGGCCGCTGGAAAATCTCCCCCTCCTCTTTCTGCTTTCCTATGTCGTCGCCGTTCTCTTCTTCCCCTACGCGTCCCGTTATCGGATGCCCGTCTTCCCGCTTCTGGTTCTTTTCGCCGCTTCCGCGCTTCCCGGCGTTCTTCGGGGGATGCGCGAACGCCCGCCCCGCGCGGCGGGAGCGGTCACGGCGGCGGTCCTCTTTCTCCTGCTGAACGGAACTCCCCTTCGTCTCCCCGAGAATGGTCTCGTTCGGGTCGAACTCCATCTAGGGAAGAGGTTGGACGAACGGGGCGACCTCGGCGGGGCGCTCGCGCAGTACGACCGCGCGCTCGAGCGCAACCCGGACGACCCGGACGTCTGGAACAACCGCGGTCTGGTGTTGGAGGCCATGGGGGAAGAGGAGGAGGCGCGCTACGCCTACGAGAGGGTACTGCGCGTCGCTCCGGATCACGCCAAAGCGCGGGCGAACCTGGCCGGGATCCATTTTCGCAACGGACGGACCGATTCGGCGGAGGTGGAGATGGAGAAGGCGATTCGCTGGGAGCCGCGCAATCCGGATCTCCGAAACAACCTGGGCGCCCTTCTTCTCCAGCGCGGCGACCTCGACGAGGCTGTGCGGCAGCTCGAGATCGGGCGGGCGTCGGCGCCGCGCAACCGCGAGGTACTCTACAATCTGGCCCGGGCCTATGAAAAGGTCGGTCGGTTCGCGGAGGCGCGCGGCGCATTGGAGGATCTTGTCGGGATCGAGGAGAGCAAGCAGGTCCGCGTGCGACTGGGGTGGGTTTTCGAGCAGGAGGACCGTCCGGCGGAGGCGGCGCGTGAATACGCCGCGGCGCTCCGGATCGACCCCGATTTTCCGGAAGCGCTCCGCCGTCTCGGATTCCTCTTCCTCCGCGCCGGCCGCGCGGAAGAAGCCATCCCCTGTCTGGAGCGATATCTCGTCCTGCGACCGGAGGACGGCGTGGTGCGGGACCTTCTAGAACGAAATGGGGCCGGGAGCTTCCCCCCGACCCGCTCTTCCAGTCATTCCGATGACGGAGAATCGACGGCCGCCGATTAA
- the secE gene encoding preprotein translocase subunit SecE — MSEQPGTLQRLIHFLREVWIELQKVAWPNWNELKSSTVVVVIAVILIAIFIGVVDFGLSRIMRVVFH, encoded by the coding sequence ATGAGTGAACAGCCCGGAACCTTACAGAGATTGATCCACTTCCTCCGCGAAGTGTGGATCGAGCTGCAGAAGGTGGCCTGGCCTAATTGGAACGAGCTGAAAAGCTCGACGGTGGTGGTCGTCATCGCCGTAATCCTCATCGCGATCTTTATCGGTGTGGTGGACTTCGGCCTCTCGCGAATCATGCGCGTCGTCTTTCATTAG
- the rplK gene encoding 50S ribosomal protein L11, which translates to MAAPKKRIIGLVKLQIPAGIATPAPPVGPALGQHGVSIMEFCKAFNARTEKDRGLIIPVVITVYADRSFTFITKSPPAAVLLKKALGLAKASGEPNRNKVGKVTRKQVREIAEMKTEDLNANDVEMAMRMVEGTARSMGIEVID; encoded by the coding sequence ATGGCTGCACCGAAAAAAAGAATCATCGGGCTCGTGAAATTGCAGATTCCGGCCGGTATTGCGACGCCCGCGCCGCCCGTAGGGCCGGCGCTCGGCCAGCATGGCGTCAGCATCATGGAATTCTGCAAGGCGTTCAATGCGCGTACCGAGAAGGACCGCGGGCTGATCATTCCCGTCGTCATCACGGTCTACGCCGATCGTTCCTTCACCTTTATCACCAAGTCGCCGCCGGCGGCCGTGCTTCTGAAGAAGGCGCTCGGTCTCGCCAAGGCGTCCGGTGAACCGAACCGGAACAAGGTGGGGAAGGTCACGAGGAAGCAGGTTCGCGAGATCGCGGAAATGAAAACCGAGGATCTGAACGCGAACGACGTGGAAATGGCAATGCGCATGGTCGAAGGCACCGCCCGGAGCATGGGGATCGAAGTGATCGACTGA